CGCCAACAGCATGAGAAGTGGTTTGCAAAGCCTGTTCTCGGAAAATCAGCGTCTCTCTCTACTCTTTCAAGAGCCGATGCATTCACGGTTGTTGCGCCAGGAGGAGATACAGTAGCCGAAGGTTCGCAGATTATAGCAATTCTATTCCCCTAGGATATTTTGCGGGCGAGTCGCCGGCGAGACTGTCCAAAAAGTCAAGAATTGCCGCGAGTTAGTGGGGCGCGGGCATCCCTGCCCGCAACGAACTCGTTGAGCTACAATGTTTTTGCGGACTGGAAGTCCGCGCTCCAACTGACTTTTTGGACAGTCGACCGCACCGCAATAAGAGCCCGCGCTATAATAGGTCAAACCATGGAACCGATCAGTTATTCGGAGAGTCTTCAGATCCTGCAGAAGGTGATCGAAAAGATACGAGGCACCACGGAAACAATTCCTGCGAGACAAGCGGTCTTTCGCGTGCTGGCCGGCTCGGTATTCGCGAAACGGGCCAATCCCGCAATCGCCGTAGCCGCAATGGATGGAATCGCCGTTAACAGTTCCACGATCCCCGATGCGCTCGTACGATTGCGCCAGGAGCAGTGGCAGTTCATCAACACAGGGGATGTGGTCCCGGAACAGTTTAATTCGGTGATCAGGATCGAGGACGTTCAATGGGAAGAAAATGTGCCGGTGCTGGATAAAAAACCGAACATCTATCAGAACGTGAGGCGGCCCGGTGAAGATTTCGACAAGGGAACCTTGCTCCTTTTACCGAATCAACAATTGCAGCCCCAGGACATTTCGCTGCTGCTGGCTGCCGGTTGCGATCCTGTAGAGGTTTACAAAAAACCTGTTGTTAGTTTTATTCCCACCGGCTCAGAACTTGTCCATTCCTACGATACGGATCAACCGGGAAAAATTTTGGAATCAAATTCCGCAATGATTGCAGGTTTTGTGCAGACATGGGGTGGCGAATTCCATTTGATGGATCTGGTACCGGATGAAGCTGACGATCTTGCGCAAACGCTCAAGCTTTCCGTTCATGAAAGCGATATCGTAGTCATTTCTGCCGGAACTTCCAAAGGAACAAAAGACGTAACGGCCGACGTCATTCGCATCATGGGAAAAATCCATTTTCGAGGAGTGAAGATGACTCCTGGAAAACCGGTGATTCTCGGAGAAATTTCCGGGATCCCAATTCTAGGACTTCCAGGATATCCGGCTGCGGCCCACGTCTGCTCTTATCTATATTTGCGACCGCTGGTTTGCGAACTGTCTCACGTTCATTCTTCTCTGCCCCGTTCTGTTTTTATTTCCTCCGAGGAAATCCCCGCAAAGAACCACGACTATTTCTATAGAGTGAATTGTTTCGACATAGAAGGACAAACCTATGTTCGACGCACCGCAGGTGGGTCCAGTTCCATCTCGTCACTCTCACAAATGGACGGGCTGATGCACATTCCACCACAAACACCAATCAAGAAACGGGACGGTGTCCGAATTGATGTAATTCAGGACAGGCCACAGAATACAATCACCGCGCGGGGAGTTTCCGATCCGGGCTTCTTACATCTTTTTGCAATGCTTCAAAGAAGTGTGCCTTCCCATCGTTTGCTTTTCTGGCCTTCGCCCGCTTACGAAGCGTTGCAATCGATCGTCGAACGAAACGTTCATATTGCGACTTTAAACACTCCCGCAGAAGGAAACGATTCATTTGATTCCTTTTCAAAACAACTGCAGGAACCAATGCATCGATATCGTGCCTTCACCCGAACCGTTGGTTTGACTTTCCGCGAACCCGGACACCAGGAGCTTACGAAAGGACTGAAAATTGCCGTGCCTGAATCCGAACTTCCACTTTGGAATTCTTCACTGGATAAACGAGGAATCAGTCGCGATCATTTCCAGATCATCAATCATGCCGCGAATGACAAATATCTTCAGGAAGCGTTTCAGCTTTCCCGGTGGGACGCCGTTTTTGCCGATATCAGATTTTTGACAGAGGAGCATCCTCCTCTCTTTTCCGTGCAGGAACACCTTGATTTTGTCATCCCCGAAAGTTACATCGAAATGCTTCCCGTCAGAAAACTGATAGAACTTTTGCTTTCAGAAGAATTTTGGATGTGGATCGAAACGCAGAAAGGCTGCGATGTCGCCCAGCGGGGATTGCTGGAATAATTTCACCGCAGAGATCGCTGAGAACGCTGAGAGAGAATAGGATCTTTTGTTTTAACTCTGCGTTCTCTGCGTCCTCTGCGGTAAAATTGGCATAATAATTGCTAAAATCAGAAACACACATGTTTGCGCACATCCGCACGAAGATTCTCGCGTTATTTGTTTTGAACGTTGTCCTCTGGCTCACGTTTCTGGGAGTCATCTTCTATTGGATCGCATCCCGGTCGCTGGAAAATCAACTGGAGGACAGTTTAGAAGCTACCGCCGCCGTGCTCGCATCTCAATGGGATGGAAGTTTGCTGCTTCCGCTAAAGCCAGGAATGGAAAACAGCGCTTTGTATCGATCCTTCCTCGAACGTTTGCAAAGACTCAAGCAGCAAACCGATCTGGATGCTATTTACATCGCATCAGTTGAACGAATGAATATTCTTTCAACGGAGCGGAATCTAAGAATCGGACAACCGATTCCCAGGTTGGATATTCTGGGCAAACAACTGAACGAAACGATGACCGGAAGAACCTCCGCTTCTGTCCTGATCCGGGTTCAGGATCGTTACTACAAGAGTGCGCTCGCTCCTATCTATTCACAAAACCGTGTTGTCGCAGTTTTGATCGCCGACATCAGTCCTCACTATTTGACCTATCTTCAGACATTTCGAAATTCCATTTTTCTTTTTACAGGCATAGCTCTTCTCTGTTGCATCTTTAGCGCGCATCTCTTTTCTCGCAGCATCACGACGCCCATTTCAAGAATGGTCAAAGGGGTGGAAGAAATCAGCAAAGCGCATTATGAACAACCGCTGGCTTTAGGCGGGTCTGATGAACTTTCACATCTTGCTACCTCGATCGAAAACATGCGGCAAAACATTCTTCATCGCGATATTCAAATGAAAATGATGTTAAGCGGAATTGCCCATGAAATCAGAAACCCGCTTGGCGGCATTGAGTTGTTTGCCGGCATTCTCGCGAAAGAGAAACTCGAGCCGGAACAACGCGCGTACATGGAACGCATCCAATCGGAAGTTCAGAATCTAAAAAAATTGCTCAACGAATTTCTGGATTTTGCGCGACCTCGCAGCCTAGAGAATGAAGACATTTCCGTGCCCCATCTGCTTTCAGAAATCGAAACATTGTTCAGCGATGAAATCCAGCACAAAAGCGCCCAATGGATCCTGGAAGTTCAGCCTGGAATAGAAACAATTCATGCGGACCGCTCCAAGCTCAAACAGGCTTTATTAAATCTCTACAAAAATGCTTTTCAGGCGCTTCCCGCTTCCAACGGTCAAATACAAACGAAACTTCATAAGAATGCAGCAGGCGTCCTCCTGGAAATCAGCAACACCCAACGGGACGCGCTTGCGGCCGAGACCTGCAGGCGCATTTTTGAGCCGTTCTTCACTACGAAGGAAAAAGGGATGGGGCTCGGTTTGCCCCTGGCCAAAGGCATTATTGAAGCTCACGGAGGCGAATTGAAGCTCATTGAAAACGAAACCACAAAAATCACTTTTGCGGTTCGGCTTCCTCAGAAGGAGCGAACGGCGGTTGGAC
The sequence above is drawn from the bacterium genome and encodes:
- a CDS encoding molybdopterin molybdotransferase MoeA; the protein is MEPISYSESLQILQKVIEKIRGTTETIPARQAVFRVLAGSVFAKRANPAIAVAAMDGIAVNSSTIPDALVRLRQEQWQFINTGDVVPEQFNSVIRIEDVQWEENVPVLDKKPNIYQNVRRPGEDFDKGTLLLLPNQQLQPQDISLLLAAGCDPVEVYKKPVVSFIPTGSELVHSYDTDQPGKILESNSAMIAGFVQTWGGEFHLMDLVPDEADDLAQTLKLSVHESDIVVISAGTSKGTKDVTADVIRIMGKIHFRGVKMTPGKPVILGEISGIPILGLPGYPAAAHVCSYLYLRPLVCELSHVHSSLPRSVFISSEEIPAKNHDYFYRVNCFDIEGQTYVRRTAGGSSSISSLSQMDGLMHIPPQTPIKKRDGVRIDVIQDRPQNTITARGVSDPGFLHLFAMLQRSVPSHRLLFWPSPAYEALQSIVERNVHIATLNTPAEGNDSFDSFSKQLQEPMHRYRAFTRTVGLTFREPGHQELTKGLKIAVPESELPLWNSSLDKRGISRDHFQIINHAANDKYLQEAFQLSRWDAVFADIRFLTEEHPPLFSVQEHLDFVIPESYIEMLPVRKLIELLLSEEFWMWIETQKGCDVAQRGLLE
- a CDS encoding HAMP domain-containing histidine kinase, with the translated sequence MFAHIRTKILALFVLNVVLWLTFLGVIFYWIASRSLENQLEDSLEATAAVLASQWDGSLLLPLKPGMENSALYRSFLERLQRLKQQTDLDAIYIASVERMNILSTERNLRIGQPIPRLDILGKQLNETMTGRTSASVLIRVQDRYYKSALAPIYSQNRVVAVLIADISPHYLTYLQTFRNSIFLFTGIALLCCIFSAHLFSRSITTPISRMVKGVEEISKAHYEQPLALGGSDELSHLATSIENMRQNILHRDIQMKMMLSGIAHEIRNPLGGIELFAGILAKEKLEPEQRAYMERIQSEVQNLKKLLNEFLDFARPRSLENEDISVPHLLSEIETLFSDEIQHKSAQWILEVQPGIETIHADRSKLKQALLNLYKNAFQALPASNGQIQTKLHKNAAGVLLEISNTQRDALAAETCRRIFEPFFTTKEKGMGLGLPLAKGIIEAHGGELKLIENETTKITFAVRLPQKERTAVGQI